The DNA region TACTGCTTTGTAAAGTTTCGTCTCTACGGCATATAGTTTTTTAAGCGTGACAAAATGAGCTCCAGGACTGCATGGCTCACTCGAACTAGAAAAGTCGGCTTCATCTTTAGTGAATATGGGTGACTTAGTAATACCTACTCCATGACAGTGTAGCAGATGAACAAAATAATGAAAGGAAAGATTGTATCATTCGACGACTCAGATTCAACTTCCAGTGTATGGAATAGAAGATGATTGAGTAGAAATTACAATCTAGATGAATGACATATACCTTCCCCCTTTAACATCAACCTTGTCCTAAACGATGAAAGGAGGATAGTTTGCAGCTATGTCATCGACATCTTCCCAGGTTGCATCTGTGTTACTCAAACCTTCCTGTTGGATCAATACTTGTGAAATTACGTGATCATTTTGCATCAGCTCCCTTCTGTTTAGCACTGCTACCGGTTGCAAAATAGGTCCCAATTCGTATGATATGCTGTATTATACCAATATTCTGCCCAGTCTAGTGCCTTGGACCATGTTTTTGGATTTTGGAAAGTGAGACATCTCAAGACATTTATTAAGAGCCTCTGATTGCTCGTCAGTTTGTGGGTGGTAAGCTGATGACATGGACAATGTAGTGCCTTGCAACTGAAACAGATCTTTCCAAAATTTACTAATGAAAACCTTGTCTCTGTCAGAGATTATAGACTTAGGCATTCCATGAAGTTTGACGGCGGTTTTCATGAATGCTTCAGCTACAGTCTTGCTATTATAATCTACTTTCAAGGGAGCAAAATGCCTATATTTGGTTAGTCTATCAATGACTATCATAATAACAGTATAACCATTAGAAAGGGGCAATCCTATAATAAAATCTATTGCAACATCTTCCCAAATCTGGTCTGGAATTGGCTATGGTTGCAGTAAGCCTGCCGGAGCTCTAGTGTCATGCTTTGCTTGCTGACAGATCAAGCAGTTCTGGACAACGTGTTTGATCCTTTGTTTCATGTTTTTCCAGAAAAAATGAGCTGATATTCGGGCTATTGTTCGTGTTATTCCTGCATGACCTCCAACCGGGGAAGAATGAAACTCCTTCAACAACTTGTTTTTCACATTTCGGTCATCAGGTATGACAATCTTGTCTTGCCAAAAGACCAACCCATCTTTCAAAACAAACTTTATGGACAAGGACTGATAGTCTGCTACATGTGGTCCCAAGGTAGCTAGCCGTGTTGCTCTTAGGATCAAATCTGCCCCCACAATAGGCAGTAAATACACATAAATCTTGATGTCATGTTCTTGTACAGTTACACAAAGTTCAGATATGGACCCCTCAGGGCTTAGGGAATTTCCATTTCCTACTAATACTTTAAACAGAGGTGCAGGAGCTATATCGAGTTTCAAAAAGTGTGCCACCCTAGGTTGTAAGAAATTGTATGAACCACCCCCATCAACTAAGATTTGAATTGGTATTTTACCAATATGTCCTGTGAATTTAATGGTTCCAATTCCAGTTGCCCCTTTTAAATCATTAAAAGAAAAGTGTAATTCCAATTGTTTATCCTTAATTGAGACCACTTGGTTCTCTCTGACTTCCTCAAAATCACTAGTATCGTCCTCTATTTGCAATATCATCATAGTTCTATTAGCGCATTTATGACTAAATGACCACTTCTCATCACAGGTATAACACAATCCTTTTTCCCTTCTGATTTGCATCTCTGCTGAGCTcatttttttttttacattttgTTTTTTTGAGTAGACATTTGCGGGTTTTGAGTTTGGTGTTGGTAATAATGGAGGTGTGGTGGTTCTGTTTGGATTTGGGTTATTGAATGTGTTTAACTTGGTATTTGAATTGGTTGGCTAAAGCGACTGCTCTTTGAATGCAAGTGGGTGTTTGAGCTATTACTTCCCTTTGTAATTCCGGTTGTAATCCACTAACAAAACAGTCTAATAATGCTTCGAGACTAACACCATAGACTCTATTTGCTAGAGATGTGAAGTCTAAATAATACTCAACAACAATAGTTTTTTTGTGTCAATTTGAATAAGGTAGCATGGGGACATTCATAACAAGTAGGGCCGAAATCTACCTCAATAGCACGGGCGAACACTTGCCATGACTGGAAAGGATTTGTACGTTGCATCATCTGGTACCACGGCACCATTTTTTGATCCAAATGAACTGCAACAATCGTCAAACGATCAACATTTGAAATGTtgttgaaattctggtatcagatatgatATGTCGAAGGTAAtatcacgacactaatatctgaacaacaagtgaAATATGAACAGAATAAAAACCAGGAAACAATTGAAAaacgacacaagcaattgttaactCAGTTCGGTGTAAACACACCTACGTCttggggctaccaagccaggaaggaaatccactaaacagaattagttcaaagactctcagcaACCAACTTCAAGTTATAGtattttcacctaatctctacccatgtgatttctatctaagaaTTCTTAGACATGAGGACACACAAGTGCTTGTACTCTCCCTCAAGTCCATGCAACTTCCCAGAACACAACAGCTCCCCCTTAAGCCAGTCCACAACAAGCAACAACCACACTGCTTCACACAAACAGTGTGAATTCTGAGACCAAAGATACTCAGCTACATCTACaactacttctccccctttttagccaaaagagaccaaagagacaaaataaatgtctatcTAGTCATTAACAGAAATACCAGAAGTTAAAAAGTTACATCACAAAGTACATGCACAGTTGTAAGAATTCTGAGAAacaaaccaaaacacacacaaagaagTCCACCAAAAAACTAAGAAAACCATCAAAACAAGAGGGACCAAAGCCAACAGAGCTACTCAGTAGAGCTTGAGTTTGCAGCCTCTTCAGCAACACCAGAAGCAGAATTGCCACTCGCATCATCATTGTTAGCAaacctctcactagaggtgttGGCTTTAGCTTCTTCTTCATGGCTGACATTAGCATGTTCAACATTTTCACCCTCAGCCTGCTCCAAGCTTTCAATCAAGGCTTCCAAAGATTGTTTTCTAGCTGTGGCTACCCTAATCCCTTCACCTAGCTCTTTGCATGTCTCCTTAAGCTCAGCAATTGCTCCAACTTTTGAGACTGACCTCCTcatggcagatgtcatgacaatatcctcgacatgactgccttcaaagAGTTTGTAGTGCACAGACAGAGCTGGTTTTCTCCTACTAGGTAAATCATTTGAGCACAAAATACCAGGATGTTGATTCAAGATAATTCCACAGATCATAGAGGGAAAAGCAATTGGCAACTTAACTGCATTAGTAGTTGCATGCTTGATGATTTGATCAAACATATATCCACTATAGTCAAATTTCACTTTTGTCCCAACAACAAAAATAAACCTCCCAAAAATATTAGCAATGGTGGAGATATGGTTGGTAGGGACCCAGTTAGCAGCTCCTATTTTATGCAGGATAACATACTTGATAGTCAACTTCCcagcaggaagatgctttttaaAAGGCCAAACTTTCACCTGCTTAGCTGTAATTTCCCTACAGACCTGATTGTCTGTAACCTCTAATTCTCCTGCACCTTCATTATTTCTGCCTAGAAAATTAATAACAGTAGGAGAGAATGTTATACACTTACCCCTCACATACACCTTGCAGACCTCCTTGCTTTTCTTATCAGAAATATCCTCAGGAATATTAATAATAAATTCCTTGACTAAACCTTTGTAGCATTGAGAGAACCCAGCAACAGTCTTCAAAAGCCCAACAACTTAtatcaggtccatgacctccttgacATCAGCAACATCTTTTCCCAATTCCCTTTCCACATCTACTCTTCTCTGAATCATAAATTTCCACTTAGCAACTCCATCCTCAAGATGGAAGGAGATGTTATCCAAATGAACAACAGGTACTTTAATATGAGACTTCCTAACAGTAGTTTTCTTCGCAGGCGAGATGTCAtggacatcttcctcaacatcctcTCCAGGCTCAGAATCATCTCTGACATTCCTCTTCTTTATTTCAACCTTGCTCCATGGTTTGGAGGGACCAATGACAACAATCTTCTTAGCTTCTCTAGCTGACATAAGTTCAGCCACATATTTTCCTTTGTGAGTCTTCATGCGTTTAGCCACACTTGGCTTTATGTGATGAATCAAGCTTTCCTCTTGATCATCAGAGATACCATCCTCTAGATCAATCACAACATTTGCATCATCATGTTTCTTAGAGTGGGAAGCATTAGCCGTGTTAGAGGCCACAAATTTCCCTTTGTCAGACACGGTTTGCCCTAGAGAGCGCAACCCTTCAGCAGCCAAGGCTTTTTCAGAACTGGAGGAATCATCACCCTTACCACTAGGTTGTTCAACCTCATGAGGGGAATACATTTGAGCAAGGGGAGTAGAAACCCCCTTCACATAGTGGCCTTCATTAAGAATTCTAGTAACTATGTCTCTTATAACATGATCAGTATAGTGTGTTCCTTCCTTATACTTAGTGACAGGAGTTGAACCAGACGGAATACTAGAGGGATTACCTTGATTGGAACATGCAGAAGCGGATGCATCAATGGAGATTGGTTGGTTCAAATCAATGTCTGCGGCGGGAATAACAGAGAGAGGAGCAACATCCAGAATCTCATCATCAGGGACGCCCATGGGAGAAACACTAAATTTTGGAGTAGACTTAGTATTTTTAGAAGCAGATGTAtcttgatgttgtgacattttggaGTTTTTCTGGAAAAAGTAAGGTTGCCCTAACAGAGGTTTGTGGAGAAGGAAAAGGAAGATGAAATAGTTGGAGTAGGTAATGGGGTTATGGGGGTAGCGTGTGAAGATGGAATATATGGTATTTCCAATACaaggtaatgatttaccataatggGGGCACTTTATTTTAGGAAAATAGACTATAATTTGAGTActttttccactccatattaattgctacaaattttCATAAACGCAAATCCCTAATCTCACTCTCaggaattcaaattgatttgcatccaaggcctttgtaaaaatatcagctaactgcatctcagtagcaacatgctttaaggctacaatcttatcctccacaagttctctaataaaatggtgacgaatatcaatatgtttagtcctgctgtgctgaatagggttctttgagatgtttatagcactcaggttgtcacagtacaatgtcatgacatcttgtgtgacattgtattcagttaacatttgtttcatccacaccaattgagaacaactacttccagctgctatgtattcagcttcagcagtagacagagaaacacaattttgcttcttactaaaccatgatattagattttttcccaagaagaaacatcctcctgatgtgcttttcctatcatcagcacttccagcccaatcagcatcacaatagcTAGACAGCACAAAATCAGATCCATtagtgtatagcatcccatagtcataagtgccattgacatatttcaggatccttttcacttggtttatatgGCTCACCTTTGGTTAAGCTTaatatctagcacatacacctacagcaaaagcaatgtcaggtctgcttgctgtaaGATATAGCCGACTCCttatcatgcttctgtagagactttgatccacactgacaccattttcatctttagacaacttcagatgagtaggagcaggtgtcctcttgtggcttgcattctccatgccaaacttcttaactatattcttggcatatttactttgagatagaaagatagaatcttccatctgtttgacttgcAGGCCAAGAAAATAAGTTAGTTCTCCaataagactcatctcaaattcagactgcatttgttcaataaaatgttgaaccatcttacttgacatcccaccaaacacaatatcatccacatagatctgagcaatcatgagctttcctccttcatctttgacaaataaagtcttatcaatgcctccctttctgtatccattgtcaatgagaaacactgtgagtctctcataccaagctctaggagcttgttttaacccataaagagctttcctcaacttatacacatgctttggaagatttcGATCTATGAAtccctttggttgttcaacatatacttcctcattcaagtagccatttaagaagacatttttcacatccatttggaacaatttaaatttcagaatacatgtcactcctagcaataatctaatggactccaggcgagctacaggtgcaaatgtttcatcaaagtcaagtccttcaacttgagtgtatccttgagctactaaccttgctttattcctagtaaccacacctttttcataagatttattcttgtatacccactttgttccaataacatttattccttcaggtcttggaaccaaatcccatacttcatttctcttgaattggcctaactcttcctgcatggcatgatccagaattcatcaattaaagcttctttaacattcttaggctcaatctttggcacaaaacatgaagaagaatcgcggtccaaaacgcagcggaaattataattttctcctttagagatccttacgaatggtcatgatcagtgatagaatatttacctcttgtgacgattgaaacctttggtgcagatctcttgtgacaatcaaaacctttgatgtagatccacggagcgatcacgaacgttgaacgatgacaacgtctctactcagtccacacgaacggattccttcaatctcagtgctagctggtacgaatgaagactttgagtgagagagagagagagagaaaatgaaaataatgcaaccgcaattaatgcttctgcacaaggattctatttatagaaccacttgtgtgggcttcaagctaaaaagcccacttaagtgtattttggcctatatcttataatatgcccaaaatcacttaagcccatggtgccttaccatatttcgcattctactcaagtacaccgtaccttacaatgttctataatttacttaagggcaccgtaccttacggtattccttagttactctatctctcatcaatccgtcctttgtgtgtgatcctgtaggttttcgtgacgttggcaattatattaaatcacacatttaacataataaacagtgagcggtatctagcaacacatcactgctacccaagacacgaaaatgtcatgtgatctgacaaaaccttctgtgataatacttatgtgtataattaccctttttcccttatgtctatattgaacacaaggcatagaccgttgtcgtaccccaattttgtccgggcatttttaattttttcaaaattaatttcagtttcatttttgcatcatacacataacatgacacacatttgcatcatgaataaacacctgaaatgtcagtcagaatgaatttatttgagaattaaaaaaaaatcgGTTGAATTGTCAAGAGTTGAAGAAAAACTGTGATTTATTTAATTTTCCGAATAATTTAtactcaatttttaattggtaaTTTTCTTTTGTCTAGATATTTGAAAATTAGttagtttttttattttagttatttaattaagTTAGTTAGTTTATCTAAATATTAATTAGTTTGTTTAGTTAGATTTTGTAAAATATTAGTTAgagtattttttttttaatattaattagtttttctaaatattagttagtttttaaATATTAGTTAGATTTTTCTTTTTAACATTAATTAGTTTTTTAGTGTTAATTAGTTTAAGTGTTAGTTAGCTTTTTTATTAGTTAATTTTTAAATAGTAGTTAGTTAGagtttttaaaatattaattagttttttatttatttaataattagGTATATATATATGTTAACATTGGATTCTCTTTTCTTcataaaacagaaaaaacaaaaaaataaataataaaaataaattcaaaatcCACTCACATTCCACTAACTCACTCCACTACCAACTACCTCTCCCTCTACTGTACGAAAGAAAGGAAAAAGACAAAAAAATTTCTCTCCAAAAAACACGCTCAGACTCTCTCTCACAGACCTCACTGTTCACTCTCCCTCTCTCACGAAATACACTCCACTCTCATCTCTCTCACACTGAACACGCTCAGACCCTCTCTCATTCACTATTCTTTTTGAAAATTCTCTCATCTCACTCCAACAACTCTCACTCTCGCCTCACCCTTCCTCTCCACACTctcaaaaaccttcaaaccctaaacCCTCTCCCAAACTCACCTCCGCTCACCGAAACCCTCACCAATATCCGTTAACCTTCATCCGCCACCGCACCTCTTTCCGACCACCACAAAACCCGCCATCATCAATCGTCTCCATCGCTCCCCTAGATTCACTCCGAATCTCCACTCTCAAACATCGCCGCCGTCAACCCTCCGAAACCCTCTTACCTTCACTAATCATCTTCCCCCATCAAAACTCACCATCGATTCTCCACCACCCTCACTCGCCACCGCCATCTCAATCGCTACCACCACCACATTCGAGTCGCCTTCACCGGAGAAATCAACGACAACGAATCACACCTTCAAGCACCATCTAAACCCCTCGTATCCGGCGAACCACCAACAACAGCCACCGGCGTACGCCCTTGTTCGTCATCACTACCTCTAACACAATCACACGGTTCCGCAACATCGGAGAACACATCAGCAACTTGCAGCAACAAAGATCCGTGTTTCGGTAACGATTTTTGAGTTCTTCCAAACGTATCTATTACAATGTTTTAATTGGATTTAATCATGTGTGTGTTGCTGCAAAACTGTTATAAATTTCAAAATTGTTTATCTAGAAGTGGTTTATCTACGACTCGGCGTGTTCGACCGAATGTCTTGTTGTTGCACTAGAATTGTTTATTCAAGTTGTTTTAGATTTAAGTTGTGTTAATTCGTTTTATGATTGTAGAGTTGAGCTGTTTAGATTTAAGTCGTTTTCAATTCAGTTTATTCAAGCTTTTTTGGGTTTAAATTGTTTTGATTTGGTTTAGGATTGTTGGATTTAAGCTGTTTTGATTCGGTTTATTTAAGCGGTTTAGATTTAAGCTGTTTTGATTCGGTTTATTTAAGCTGTTTTGATTTAAGTTGTTTTGATTCGGTTTATTTAAGTTGTTATGATTTAAGTTGTTTTGATTCGGTTTGTGATTATGGATTTAAGTGGTTTAGATTAGTTTCGGTATCAAGCGCATCCAGCATTTTGTGATTTAAGCTTTTTTTTGCCTTGTGATTCTGCTTTAGAGTAATTTAAGATAACGAGTAAATTTGTCTACTAAGCTTCAATGCCAGAAGACTCATATAGCATAATAATGCCTGCATCAAGAATATTTTCACTTGTTCGAACATATCAATTTAAAGTAAATAAATCAATATTGTCACTCATCTTCATTCTTTTTCTTAAAAGTTAATTAATTGGACTTTTTAACTCATTTCAAATTAATTAGACCAACAAATTTTAATGAGTTAATAGTTGAAGGATTTTCTCATCAAACCTTTTTTTTCATAAACCATTTTTAATTTGACTTCCAATTTCATTTCATCATCCAACACAAATAAATTTCATAAACACAAACTCAAATCATGTTCTTCAAACCATTcaattcaaatcattttttttaaatcaaattcaatttcaaaagaattttccTTTTAAACATAACCTTGGGATGAAAAGGAaataggaagcgtacgcttcactatttctcaagaactcgaataattggcgtacgccatattgcacgaGTTTTTGTCATCCGATTAAATAATCATACATTTTCAAATCATTTCTAAAACTTCAACCTTCACTTCAAATTATaccattcaaatcattttctaaattaaTTGCAAATTCCAAATCTTCGATAATTAAagataggaggcgtacgcctcattatctttcgattattcgaacaattggcgtacgccatattgctcgaattttcataatcaaaattAAAACCTTAATCATTTTTTTTTACAAAT from Lathyrus oleraceus cultivar Zhongwan6 chromosome 1, CAAS_Psat_ZW6_1.0, whole genome shotgun sequence includes:
- the LOC127088489 gene encoding uncharacterized protein LOC127088489, producing the protein MSQHQDTSASKNTKSTPKFSVSPMGVPDDEILDVAPLSVIPAADIDLNQPISIDASASACSNQGNPSSIPSGSTPVTKYKEGTHYTDHVIRDIVTRILNEGHYVKGVSTPLAQMYSPHEVEQPSGKGDDSSSSEKALAAEGLRSLGQTVSDKGKFVASNTANASHSKKHDDANVVIDLEDGISDDQEESLIHHIKPSVAKRMKTHKGKYVAELMSAREAKKIVVIGPSKPWSKVEIKKRNVRDDSEPGEDVEEDVHDISPAKKTTVRKSHIKVPVVHLDNISFHLEDGVAKWKFMIQRRVDVERELGKDVADTVAGFSQCYKGLVKEFIINIPEDISDKKSKEVCKVYVRGRNNEGAGELEVTDNQVCREITAKQVKVWPFKKHLPAGKLTIKYVILHKIGAANWVPTNHISTIANIFGRFIFVVGTKVKFDYSGYMFDQIIKHATTNAVKLPIAFPSMICGIILNQHPGILCSNDLPSRRKPALSVHYKLFEGSHVEDIVMTSAMRRSVSKVGAIAELKETCKELGEGIRVATARKQSLEALIESLEQAEGENVEHANVSHEEEAKANTSSERFANNDDASGNSASGVAEEAANSSSTE